A window from Macaca thibetana thibetana isolate TM-01 chromosome 7, ASM2454274v1, whole genome shotgun sequence encodes these proteins:
- the LOC126959255 gene encoding LOW QUALITY PROTEIN: A disintegrin and metalloproteinase with thrombospondin motifs 7-like (The sequence of the model RefSeq protein was modified relative to this genomic sequence to represent the inferred CDS: deleted 1 base in 1 codon; substituted 1 base at 1 genomic stop codon), protein MTARGSAASSPALPGEPAPTVPPTSHPQVSWSATGPYIWVPRGPGEEQREPGFHSFPKAEAPAPSHPSPQPGPAWTPVVLLFGSLDLKAVDRLPSHAPASPGTLPPSLSPSPWLPLQCSVTCGEGTQNQNVLCTNDTGVPVSLCEAQQPASEVTCSLPPFRWPPDTLGPEGSGSGSSSHELFNEANFILHHLAPGPSPTSSLKPTTMGNAIEEEALELDLPGPVFVDDFYYDYNFINFHKDLSYGPFEEPDLDLEWTGDQTPXPHSHPAVPSMCSPVLTTEPPAAKEEGAPGSWSLSPWPSQASCSPPPPSEQTPGNPLINFLPEEEGPIGAPDLGLPSLPWPRVSIDGLQMPAAPESQNDFPVSKDSPSQLPPPWRDRTNEVFKDDEEPEGRRAPHLPPRPSPTLPPLFLVGSTHSSPSPDVTELWTGGTVAWEPALEGGLGPVDSELWPTVGVAPPPPSPIAPLPEMKGRDGPLEPRTPTFPTPGPGSWDLQTVAVWGTFLPTTLTGLRHTPEPALNPGPKGQPESLSPEVPLSSRLLSTPTWDSPANSHTNPEAQPLAPSLAEAVSPADPLAVRNASWQAGNWSQASGVGWVGWEFARDLGDCFLI, encoded by the exons ATGACTGCCAGAGGAAGTGCAGCGAGCAGCCCTGCCCTGCCAGGTGAGCCCGCCCCCACTGTCCCGCCAACTTCCCACCCCCAGGTGTCCTGGTCTGCCACAGGCCCCTACATCTGGGTCCCCAGAGGCCCCGGGGAGGAGCAGAGGGAGCCGGGCTTTCATTCTTTTCCCAAAGCTGAAGCCCCAGCCCCCAGTCAcccctcaccccagcctgggccagccTGGACACCTGTGGTCCTCCTCTTTGGGTCCCTGGATTTGAA GGCAGTCGACAGGTTACCCAGCCATGCCCCAGCATCCCCTGGCACCCTGCCTCCCAGCCTAAGCCCCTCACCCTGGCTTCCCCTGCAGTGCTCAGTGACATGTGGGGAGGGCACTCAGAACCAAAATGTCCTCTGCACCAATGACACCGGTGTCCCGGTGTCCCTTTGT GAGGCCCAGCAGCCAGCCAGCGAAGTCACCTGCTCTCTGCCACCCTTTCGGTGGCCCCCGGACACACTGGGCCCTGAAGGCTCAGGCAGTGGCTCCTCCAGCCATGAGCTCTTCAATGAGGCTAACTTCATCCTGCACCACCTGGCCCCAGGCCCTTCACCTACCTCATCACTCAAGCCAACCACCATGGGCAACGCCATTGAGGAGGAGGCCCTAGAGCTGGACCTGCCAGGGCCCGTGTTTGTGGACGACTTCTACTATGACTACAATTTCATCAACTTCCACAAGGATCTGTCCTATGGGCCCTTTGAGGAGCCCGATCTAGACCTGGAGTGGACAGGGGATCAGACTCCCTGACCACACAGCCATCCTGCTGTGCCTTCCATGTGTAGCCCCGTGCTTACCACAGAGCCTCCTGCAGCCAAGGAGGAGGGGGCACCGGGATCTTGGTCCCTTAGCCCTTGGCCCAGCCAGGCCAGCtgctccccaccaccaccctcagAGCAGACACCTGGGAACCCTTTGATCAATTTCCTGCCTGAGGAAGAAGGTCCCATAGGGGCCCCAGACCTTGGGCTCCCCAGCCTGCCCTGGCCCAGGGTTTCCATTGATGGCCTGCAGATGCCTGCCGCCCCTGAGAGCCAAAATGACTTCCCAGTTAGCAAGGACAGCCCGAGCCAGCTGCCTCCTCCATGGAGGGACAGGACCAACGAGGTGTTCAAGGATGATGAGGAACCTGAGGGCCGCAGAGCACCCCACCTGCCTCCAAGACCCAGCCCCACACTGCCCCCTTTGTTCCTGGTCGGCAGCACCCACTCCTCTCCTAGTCCTGACGTGACAGAGCTGTGGACAGGAGGGACTGTGGCCTGGGAGCCAGCTCTGGAGGGTGGCCTGGGGCCTGTGGACAGTGAACTGTGGCCCACTGTTGGGGtggctcctccccctccctcccccatagCCCCTCTGCCAGAGATGAAGGGCAGGGACGGCCCCCTGGAGCCGAGGACTCCCACCTTCCCAACCCCAGGACCAGGATCATGGGACCTGCAGACTGTGGCAGTGTGGGGGACCTTCCTTCCCACAACCCTGACTGGCCTCAGGCACACGCCTGAGCCTGCTCTGAACCCAGGACCCAAGGGCCAGCCTGAGTCCCTCAGCCCTGAGGTGCCCCTGAGCTCTAGGCTACTGTCCACGCCCACTTGGGACAGCCCCGCCAACAGCCACACAAACCCTGAGGCCCAGCCGCTGGCTCCCAGCCTGGCTGAAGCTGTCTCCCCCGCGGACCCGTTGGCTGTCAGGAACGCTAGCTGGCAAGCAGGAAACTGGAGTCAGGCAAGTGGTGTGGGCTGGGTGGGCTGGGAGTTTGCGCGGGACCTTGGtgactgtttcctcatctga